From the genome of Candidatus Omnitrophota bacterium:
TCCATCAACCGGCACTCTTCACAGCTATCCGAATGCCGGGGCTCCAGCAGGTTATAACGTAGTTTATGAATATGCACCTAGTAATGCTGAGTATGTTCCAATTTCTGACTTAGGAGCAACAGTTAACTTCGATGGCGACTGGGCTGAGTATCGTGATGTGGCTAGAATTTTGGTTACCTGGACAATTAGGCTTGAAGGTTATAAGAATATTATCCAGCCTAACCGAAAACATGATCCTTGGTTTAGTGGTGGTTGTGGTGGAACTACCTATCAATCTTTTCCCGAAGGTGATGTTTATACGAAGTTGTTCGTTAATGGCTCACCTATAGGTAATCCGGCCATAATGACTATACCTTATGGCGGAAAGGGTTCAGCCTCAGGCGTAGTTGATCCAACCCATACCGGAAGCGTTGCGCTTACACCGGACATGTTCGGAGGATCTTTCCCAGCAACTTTGAATCTTGCAATTAAGGCTTACAATGACACTTGCATGTCAGTTCAAAGTCCTAATGGCATGAGGAATTTAGTTGTTACAGTAACACCGATTAACTAGAATTAAAGAAGACAAGACATAGAGGGCTAATTCCGGCCCTCTATGTCTATTTATTATAGGTAAAGTTTATCTTTCTTATTGGCCTTTCTGGCGTTATAATATTTATAGTTCGTTAAAATAAAAGTTGTTTTATAAATGAAACATAAGGGATTAACCCTCATTGAGATAGTAGTTTCGGTAGTTTTAATCGGTATAGCTTTAATTGCTTTGGGAACAGCTTTAGTTACCGGAAAACACTTCATAAAAAGAGCTGAAAATGACGGCCGCGCTTTAAGCATAGCCTTGTCGCACAAAGAAGAACTTCTTAGTCGTTCTTATGACCATGCTGATTTATGTCCGGGTCTTTTTGGTTCCTCTTGTACGCAGAGTAATCCGGTTGGGTCGCCGGTAGATGGTTTTTTTAATTGGACCACGGTAGTAACTAATCGACGGGCTTGCAACACCGGTAGCACTCGTTGTATTCCCTATAAAGAAATTATTGCTCAAGTTAATTATCCTGAAGAGGCAATCTCTGGCGCTAACAGTGGCATAACTAAAAGAGTTACCGTAAAGGATATAATTCCTTTTCCTAAGGTGCATCTTAGTGAGGCTAATACTGGGGTAGTTACCTGTGATGCTGCTGCTGGATGTGAAGTCCTTTTTGGCATTGGTAATGAAACAGTAGTTGGATCCGGTGGCGATTCCTTATCAATAGATCTTCCGGCTTACCCAGTAGAAAAAGATCTTTTAGTTATTTACAATATTGCAATTAATATCGAATTAAACGGAGCAGGCATTCAAAATGCCGATAATATAGTAACTAGGTCCAGGATTATAAATAACGATAGCGGTGCTGTAACCTGGAGTTCAATGGTGACAGTTACCCCGATTATGTCTCAGGCAGTAATTAATAGTGTTTCAAGAATTTCTATTCCTGCTGCCGGTGTTAATGATCCCCATACGATTGAGGTACGTTGGTATAAGCAACAAAATAGAGGTCAAATATCTGTTAAGCGATCTAGTTTGACAGTGCTTGCTTTTGAAAGGGATTAAAAGCTATGAATAGCAAAGGCTTTACTTTAATTGAGATGATTGTAGTTTTACTTGTTATTAGTTTTATAATGATTACCATTACTTCTATAGCAATTTTTTTTACCCGCCAAGTTAATTTAAGTAGGGAAAGAACGAATATGTGGAGTCAGCTAGAATATACCGTTAGTGATATGCGTACTCGTTGCGTTAGCGCTGTCACCACTATTACCCCGCTTAGCCCTTGCGGAAGTATCACTATTAATGGTACTAGTGGTAGTAACTTTACCTTTAACGGTGAGGCAGATATATATAGTATTACTCCTGATAATATTACTGATAATGTAAATTATACCTATAGCATACAGAATGACGGAGCCTTGATTTTACAGACTACTGGAGGCGTTACTGATGTTTTAATTGATGGAAAATATAACCCCGAGCTAATCTTTGAACACCATTGCGAAGTCGTTGGCGGGGTGACTATTCCTGATGAGCCACATTTTATTAGGGTTAACCTTACACTTGAAAACGTTAGCTTCGGTCTTAATGCTTCTCGGGAAGACGCAATACGTTTTTGGTTTTTGGATGTAGTACAATGATAGCAATTGTAATTTCAATCACAGTTTCTCTTTCTATTCTCTTGAGTGCTTTTGTATCTTTTAGCCCGAGCTTTAAAGCTATAGTTGAAGGAGAGATTAAACGTAAAGCTCAAGAAAGCGCTTGGGTTTATGCTTCGAAAAGCGGTCAACTTATTGAACGGGCTAATTCTGATGGTAACCCTCCGGATAACTTTACCTGTGTTACTGCGGCTAGTGCCTGGAATTGCATGGGAACTGTTCCGATGCGAGAGGAAGAGTCAGGCGGCGTTTGGACTGACACTGAACATGTATGTATAGAAGTCAGTCGGTCGGCACCTGCTTTTCCGGATTTACCTAAAATTACAGTAGAAAATGTTACTTCTAGTAGCCAAACTTGCCCCCATCACTAAAGATAATGGTTTCAGGACAAACTTCAAGCCTATCTTGTTCTAAGCCGGCTTGGCTTAAAAAAAATATAAATTTGAGTTTGAATCATAAGCTAAAGACAAGGCTACGTAATCTTTCTTTAAATACGGTTTGTGAGGAATCTCGTTGTCCTAATATTTCTGAGTGTTTTTCTAAGCAGGTTGCAACTTTTTTAATTTTAGGTGATGTTTGTACTCGAGGTTGTAGTTTTTGCCTTATTGGTAAAGGTAAACCAGGCCAACTTGATTTTAATGAACCGCAGAGGATAGCGCAGGCAGCTAAACTTTTGAATTTAAATTATCTAGTTATTACTTCTCCTACTCGCGATGATCTTCTTGACGGAGGGGCAGCAATTTTTGTAGAAACCGTAAGAGAGATTCTAGCTTTAGATCCTAAAAAAAGAGTTGAGCTCTTGATACCTGATTTTTTGGGGAAAAAAGACTCTATTGAAAAGGTAGTCGAATCAGGAGCAGAAACTATAGCTCACAATCTAGAAACTGTTCCTAAGTTATATAAGAAGGTAAGGAAAGGTGCCAGTTATCGGCGTTCCTTATTTGTTCTGGAGACTACAAAGAAGTTGAACCAGCGAATTTTTACTAAGACGGGTTTAATGTTCGGCTTGGGCGAAAAGGAAAAGGAGGTTAAGAGGGTCTTGGCTGATTTAAATTCTATAGGTTGTGATTTTTTAACTCTCGGTCAATATTTACCTCCTTCGCGAAATAATTACCCTTTAAAAAGTTATGTTCATCCTGATACTTTTGATTATTTTAAAAATTATGCTTTAAAATTAGGTTTTAAGAATGTTATTAGTGGTCCCTACGTTCGTTCTTCATATATGGCTCATTTAATGAGTTCCGGCCTTTAATAGTATATATACTAAATACTTTCCTAAGTATTTACTTATCAATCAGAAAGACAGGGTATTTTTTAGGATAAGTGAGCTTATTTCCTGATAATTTTAGAAGGGGGCTTTGTACACAATATCTAGTGGCATAGTCAAAAGCATACAATATATTGAAAATAGCGTTAAATCGTAGGAAATTATGCTTGACAGAGGTAAACAAAGATAATTTAATAGAGATATAACCATTTTATAACAAATGATAAAGAGAAAGGCAGTTCCTCGGTTGATGAGTGTTGATGAGTTGGCAGATTATTTAGGTCTGCAGAAGCAGACTATTTATAATTGGCTACACTTAAAGAAGATTACCGGAATAAAAATCGGTAAAGTTTGGCGTTTTGATCGTAAGTATATTGATCAGTGGCTGAAAAAGTGTAGTGAGTGATAAGTTATGGCTAAAACAGTAGGATTATATTTGGGTGTAGATACTTTAGGGGTAGCAGTAGTCAGCGGCCGCAATCTCGTTAATTTTAATCAGTTTAACCTTTCTGTTGCCGAAGAGTCTAAACAGGGAGTGGTAAATGAGGATGTCCGCTTAGAAGCTTCAATTAATAAAGCACTCAGAGAAGCGGGTGTTGTTAGTGAGAGCATATACCTTTCTTTAGCTGATCGAGATTTTATTTTTCGTTCTCTTGAAATGCCACTCATGCGTAAGGGCGAGATTGAGTCATCTTTGGTTTATGAAGTTGAGAAGTATATACCTTTTAAGATGACTGAGTTGGAGTGGACCTACGCCAGCGTGCGTTCAGCCAAAGAGAAAAAGATGAATATATCTTTTGTCGGCATCCGGGACAAAAATCTAGGGCGGATTAGAGATATCTTGGGTCGTTTGGATCTTGGTATTATTTTTATTGAGCCATCTTCTTTATCTCTATTTAGGGCACTTAAGACCTTGAAGCGGTTCTCAAAAATAAAGGATTTTGCCCTTTTGGACATTACAAAGACCGAATCCCATCTTACTTTTTTCCAGGATGAACTTCCGGTATTCAACCGTTATCTTACTATTCCTAAGAAGGAAGACTCTTTTGACACCGGTAAATTTTCCGAATCAGTAGATTTTTCTTTTCAGTACTTTAAACGTGAATTTCGTTCTTATAAACTTGATAAGTTTATCTTGGTCAGTGACATTGAGAGTAAAGAGTTAGCTTCTAGCCTTGAAGAAGGGCTACAGGTTTCAGTTGAGGCTGTTTCTTCTTCTGATATAGCCAATCGTAATGATGCCAGCGTTGAAAGCATGAAGGCTTTCGGGGCAGCAGTTCAAGATCAATTCCCTTCAGTTTTTAAATCAAGCTTCAGGAAGACCCAGATTTCTAAAGAAGGAGAGATGATTGAGATTGGCGTTGATGCTCCCGACTTAAGGATAGGTTTAATCGGAGCTCTTTTAGGTATAGGTTTGGTAGCTGCTTTTTTTACTTCTATTATTATGGGCAATGAGGTTGTTGAAAAGAAAGCTTATGTAAATAGGCAAAGAGAGGAAGTTGTTGTTCCTAAAGGGCTTGAAAACTTTTCTTGGGATCAGTATCCGGAGGTTGTTAAGGATCTAGAGAAAAAGACCAAAGAGTTAAAAGATTCTCAAGAGTCATTTAGTAATCTTGCTAATATTTTTGAAGCTTTAAGTAGCCGCAGGGTTTTACCGGAAGGGTTGTGGCTTGAGAATTTTAGAATTACTCGTCAGAAGGGAACTAGTAATGGAAAGGTAACCGGATATCTGTTTCGTGACGACGATCAAGATGAGCGTTCGGGCTTAGATGATTTTGTTTCCAGGCTTAAGGCCGAGCCCTCATTACAACAAGCTTTTCCGACCATTGAAATTGATTTTTCTAAGCGACAAACTAAAAAGGAATTTGAAGTTACCTATTTTTCTATAACTTTAAAGTAAAATGAAAGAATTAGCGCGTTATAAAAATATTGTTGTTAGTTTGTTTATTGTACTTATCGTTGCAATATCGCTACGCAGTATTTACTCTAACTATTCTCTAAAGCTCAAAAAATTATCAGAAGAGGAAGTACAGATAAAAGAGGCTAAGGATATTATATTTGAATGGATAAACCTTAACAGTAAACTTGAACAGCTTAGAAGCCAGTTTTTGGAAAAAGACACAATTCTTTTTAAGAAGCTTGTTGAAGAAAAAGCAAGGCTGGCTAAGATTGATCTTCCTTCCTTGCGACTTTCGCGTATTGATAAAGATTCTTATTGGGAGGTTAGGGTAAGGCTTAACACCACTTGTCCTTATAGTAATTTTGTAGAGTTTGTTGATTCCCTCGCTGATAAAAATATAGAGGTAGTTACCGCAAGCTTGAGTGGTGATAGAGAAAAAGTAGCGGTTGATGCTGAGATAAAGGGGGTTGTTCTTAAATGAGGCTTATAAAAGTGGCTTTTCTTTTATTGTTTTTGCTTTTGCCGATACTGCTTTATTCAGCTGAAAGCTATCGAAATCCTTTTGAATCATTACTTCCTAAGGAAGAGGTTGCCGGAGAGGCAGGGGTTCAAGAAGTTGTCAAGCCTTTAACGATCGTTGTTCAGGGGGTTTTGTGGGGAAGCTTAATGCCACAGACGATTATCGACGGTGAGGTTTATAAAGTTGGTGATCAACTTAAGAGCCTTGAGAATGCTTCAGTACTTCGGATTACCAAGAATGTAGTTTTCATAGTTCATGGCGATAAGATTCATAAGATGATGGTTACTAAAAAATAATTATGATATCTAAGAATTTAATATTTTTTTGGTTATTAAGGGGGGCAATATGAAGAAAATTTTTGCTTTGATTTTAGCGGTAGTATTTATTATTTCCGGTAGCGGGTTTTCCCAGGATGATATCTATGGAGGGTATTTGCTTGGTACCTTTGACAAGCGGGTTTCACTTGACCTTGAGGAAGCCCAGCTGGTAGATGTTTTGAAAATGCTTTCTCAGCAAACTGGTCTCAACTTTGTATCCACTGAGGCGGTACAGGAGAGAAAGCTAACCCTCTATTTTGATGAAGTTCCTTTGCGAGAAGCAATGGACGTTGTTTTTAAGGCCAATAAACTTAGTTATGATTATTATCCGGATTCTAATATTTTTGTAGTAAAGGAGATGGGTAAACCAAGCTTAGAGTTAATTAGTAAAGTTTATCGTTTAAACTATGTACGAGTAAAAACCGCTCGAATGCAGAAAGAGATAGAGGATATTATTGAAGATTCTGAGAGCGGTGAAGAAGATGGCGGAGAAACAGAAGCCGGAGGCATTCGACAGGCTGTTGAAGCAGTATTGAGTGAATTTGGCAAAGTGACCGAAGATCCGATAACTAACTCTTTAATCGTAGTTGATGTTCCGTCCCAATTTCCGATTATTGATGAAGTGGTGAGCAGGTTGGATCTTGCTATACCGCGGGTTATGATCGAAGTAGAAATGCTAGATGTTTCTAAGACTCACCTTGATAAATTAGGGTTTAACTATGCTAATGGTTTATACGGGGCTGTTGGAGCCGGCGCTCGTTCAAGTGAAGTACCTTTTGGAGCCAAATTTTTAAAAGGAACACAAGTAGTCCAAACTACAGCCGGAGGATTAGCTCCGCCGGTTTTAAGTATACTGGACTTAACCGGTTTTACCTCAGTAATGCAGTTTTTGACCGAGGACACTTCGACTAAGTTTATCGCTCGGCCAAAAATACTTACTATTTCTAATGAAACAGCTGAAGTTAACTTAACGGTAAATGAAGCTATCGGTGTTACTACTACCCAAGATACTTCTGGCGGAGGTTCAATTACTCAGAATGTTGAACGTGAGGAAACTGGGACTAAGCTTCGGGTTACTCCTCAGGTTAATCCTAATACTCAGGAAATTACTTTAATGGTTGAGATGTTTAATCGTGAATCTACTGATAGTGGTATAACCGTTACCGGTATATCAGGCGGCGAAGTGAAGAACGTTGAAGAAAGAGGTACGAAAAGTGTAATTCGCTTGAAAGATAGCGAAACTCTTTATATTGGTGGTTTAATCCGCAAGGAAGAAAAAGAAATCATACGTAAGATTCCTCTTTTGGGCGATATTCCATTTTTGGGAAAAATGTTCAGTTACACCGAACGTCCAGGCGCCGATAATCAAGAGCGGGAATTGCTGGTATTTTTAACCCCGCGAATCGTCGAAGACGGAACAATGATACAGGCTAAGAGAATCAAGGTTTTACCTCGTGAGCAAGCTGATGTAACTAAGAGAGATTCAGTAACAGTAGCCTTAGATAGTTTTGTTAGATAGAATAATCAGAGAACAGAAGGCAGGATTAAAAAGGCCAGAGACAATAATTCTGACCTGAAAAGGCTGGCTTCTGTTTTCTATTTTTAATGGTAGGATCAGAATGGCACGTTATAAAAAATTAGGCGACATTTTAATTTCTGAAAGTATCATTGCCGAGAAGCAGCTTAAGGAAGCCATCTTACTACAGGAAAAAGAAGGTGGTAAGCTTGGCGAGGTGATGATACGCTTAGGCTATGTAAATGAAGAGCAGATCGTCATAGCTTTAAGTAAGCAGCTTTCAATTCCTTATGTTTCTTTGGCTTCAGGAAGATTAAAACCAAATTCAGAACAAAACTTAGAAGAACTTATTCCTCAAGATTTTGCCGTAAAAAATATTGTCTTGCCGCTTTCACGTAGCCTTAACTCGTTAACTATAGTAATGTTTGATCCTTTAGATTTGATTCTTTTGGATAATTTAAAAAAAATAACCAGTTGTGAAATAAACGTAGTAGTCTCAACTCGTACTGATATTTTGAAAGCCCTTGAGTCTTTTTATGGTCGGGATAAAATATTTCGTGATGCTATTCAAATAGCTGGTTCTGAAGAAAAAGCCGCGATCAAAGAACTTGCTTCTGAGGAAACTGATCTAAGCTTAGATAAACTTATTGCTCAGGCTGAGGAAGCTCCGGTTGTTAAGTTGGTAGATCTTTTGATTCGCCAGGCAATTGAGGAGAATGCTTCTGATATTCATCTTGAGCCACATTATGATAAGCTAAGCCTACGTTACCGTATCGACGGAGTGTTGTTTGATATGCCTTCGCCAGCAGCTGGACTGTACTTACCGATAATTTCTCGGGTCAAGATCCTTTCTAAAATGGACATAGCCGAAAAACGCCTCCCTCAAGATGGGGGCTTTATGGTAAAAGTGTCAAAACGTCTTATTGATTTGCGAGTTTCAACTCTTCCGACTATTTATGGCGAAAAGGTAGTATTGAGAATTCTTGATAAGTCTCGGGTACCATTAGACTTAGCAAAGTTAGGGTTTTTACCCCAGGAACTTGAGTTGATCCGAAAAGGAATTAATACTTCTTATGGCCTAGTTTTTCTTACCGGACCCACTGGAAGTGGAAAATCAACCACTCTCTATGCAGCTTTAAACGAAATTAAAGCTTCAACTAGAAATATTCTTACTGTAGAAGACCCGGTGGAATATCGTATTGAAGGAATAAACCAGGTTCAAGTGAAGCCAGAGATTGGCCTTACTTTTGCCAATGCGCTTCGTTGTTTCTTAAGACAGGATCCGGATATAATTTTAGTCGGAGAGGTAAGAGATTTAGAAACTGCTGAGATGACGATCCGAGCGGCCTTAACTGGCCATTTGGTCTTTTCAACGCTTCACACTAATGACGCTGCTTCTACAGTTACTCGGCTTGTCGACATTGGCATACCTAGTTACTTGGTAACTGCCTCTACCAGACTAATTGTTGCCCAGCGCCTAGTACGCAAGCTTTGTCCTTCTTGCAAGGAGCCCTATGAGGTGAGAAAAGAAAGTATCCCTGATGGAGTAACTATCAGTTCTCCGGTCATTTATAAAGCTAAAGGGTGTGAAAAGTGTAATTTTATTGGTTATAAGTCTAGATCAGTTATTACTGAAATTATTTTAGTTACTGAAGAGGTACGCTTGGCAATACATCGAGGAGCTGAACCAGGAGAGATTATGAAGATTGCCAAGAAGACTGGTTCACTGAGTCTTTTGGAGAGTGGTTTAAAGAGAGTGGAGGAAGGGATAACTTCTCTAGAGGAAATTTTATCGGTAGCGGTAGTTTACTAAGATAAACTTTAAAACATATGCCTAAATTTAATTATCTGGCAAAATCAAAGGATGGAAAGACTTTTAAGGGCGTAACTCATGCTCTTACCAGTTCGGAGCTAGTAGAGCGTCTAAAAGGCAAGGGTCTTTTTGTCATTTCGATATCTCCGCTAAAAGAAAAAGCTCATAGATCTCCGGTGGGCGGCTTGGTTCGTCGAGGTAAACGTTCAGGCGTAAAACTTATCGATTTAACTTTTTTTGCTAGGAATTTAGCAACTACCCTTTCAGCTGGCGTAACCCTTTTACGTAGTTTGGAAATCATTGCCCATCAGAGCGAGAGTTTAAAGTTGGAGAAAGTATTACGCAAATGCTGCGAGTATGTAAAAAGCGGTCTTTCTTTCAGTGAGGCGATTTCTAAACATCCAACTGTATTTTCGCCTCTTTGGCGGGGGATCGTTCATGTTGGGGAAACTTCAGGAAATTTACCTTTTGTTTTAGAAAAACTTGCTGACTATTTAGAGTTACGAATGGAATTTGAGCGAAAGGTTAAAAGCGCCTTAGTTTATCCGGTAATTTTGATGGTTGCTGCCGGTTTGGCAGTTGTAATTTTTTTAAAGTTTATTCTTCCTAAATTTATAAAGATTTTTGAGCAGTTTGATATAGAGCTTCCGCTTCCTACCCGGATAATTTTTGCACTTAGTCGATTCTTTTCTGAGCACTTTCTCATGGTTGTTGTAATTCTGGTGGGTTTAATTGTTTTATTTTTTATGATTAAAGATCGAGTTGCTGTGCGCCGCTGGTGGGATCGAGCTTGTTTTAAGATCCCGCTTTTTGGGACGGTAATGATTACTTTTTATCTTGAACGACTTAC
Proteins encoded in this window:
- a CDS encoding type II secretion system GspH family protein; the encoded protein is MKHKGLTLIEIVVSVVLIGIALIALGTALVTGKHFIKRAENDGRALSIALSHKEELLSRSYDHADLCPGLFGSSCTQSNPVGSPVDGFFNWTTVVTNRRACNTGSTRCIPYKEIIAQVNYPEEAISGANSGITKRVTVKDIIPFPKVHLSEANTGVVTCDAAAGCEVLFGIGNETVVGSGGDSLSIDLPAYPVEKDLLVIYNIAINIELNGAGIQNADNIVTRSRIINNDSGAVTWSSMVTVTPIMSQAVINSVSRISIPAAGVNDPHTIEVRWYKQQNRGQISVKRSSLTVLAFERD
- a CDS encoding prepilin-type N-terminal cleavage/methylation domain-containing protein, with amino-acid sequence MNSKGFTLIEMIVVLLVISFIMITITSIAIFFTRQVNLSRERTNMWSQLEYTVSDMRTRCVSAVTTITPLSPCGSITINGTSGSNFTFNGEADIYSITPDNITDNVNYTYSIQNDGALILQTTGGVTDVLIDGKYNPELIFEHHCEVVGGVTIPDEPHFIRVNLTLENVSFGLNASREDAIRFWFLDVVQ
- the lipA gene encoding lipoyl synthase: MVSGQTSSLSCSKPAWLKKNINLSLNHKLKTRLRNLSLNTVCEESRCPNISECFSKQVATFLILGDVCTRGCSFCLIGKGKPGQLDFNEPQRIAQAAKLLNLNYLVITSPTRDDLLDGGAAIFVETVREILALDPKKRVELLIPDFLGKKDSIEKVVESGAETIAHNLETVPKLYKKVRKGASYRRSLFVLETTKKLNQRIFTKTGLMFGLGEKEKEVKRVLADLNSIGCDFLTLGQYLPPSRNNYPLKSYVHPDTFDYFKNYALKLGFKNVISGPYVRSSYMAHLMSSGL
- a CDS encoding helix-turn-helix domain-containing protein → MIKRKAVPRLMSVDELADYLGLQKQTIYNWLHLKKITGIKIGKVWRFDRKYIDQWLKKCSE
- the tadA gene encoding Flp pilus assembly complex ATPase component TadA; this translates as MARYKKLGDILISESIIAEKQLKEAILLQEKEGGKLGEVMIRLGYVNEEQIVIALSKQLSIPYVSLASGRLKPNSEQNLEELIPQDFAVKNIVLPLSRSLNSLTIVMFDPLDLILLDNLKKITSCEINVVVSTRTDILKALESFYGRDKIFRDAIQIAGSEEKAAIKELASEETDLSLDKLIAQAEEAPVVKLVDLLIRQAIEENASDIHLEPHYDKLSLRYRIDGVLFDMPSPAAGLYLPIISRVKILSKMDIAEKRLPQDGGFMVKVSKRLIDLRVSTLPTIYGEKVVLRILDKSRVPLDLAKLGFLPQELELIRKGINTSYGLVFLTGPTGSGKSTTLYAALNEIKASTRNILTVEDPVEYRIEGINQVQVKPEIGLTFANALRCFLRQDPDIILVGEVRDLETAEMTIRAALTGHLVFSTLHTNDAASTVTRLVDIGIPSYLVTASTRLIVAQRLVRKLCPSCKEPYEVRKESIPDGVTISSPVIYKAKGCEKCNFIGYKSRSVITEIILVTEEVRLAIHRGAEPGEIMKIAKKTGSLSLLESGLKRVEEGITSLEEILSVAVVY
- a CDS encoding type II secretion system F family protein — encoded protein: MPKFNYLAKSKDGKTFKGVTHALTSSELVERLKGKGLFVISISPLKEKAHRSPVGGLVRRGKRSGVKLIDLTFFARNLATTLSAGVTLLRSLEIIAHQSESLKLEKVLRKCCEYVKSGLSFSEAISKHPTVFSPLWRGIVHVGETSGNLPFVLEKLADYLELRMEFERKVKSALVYPVILMVAAGLAVVIFLKFILPKFIKIFEQFDIELPLPTRIIFALSRFFSEHFLMVVVILVGLIVLFFMIKDRVAVRRWWDRACFKIPLFGTVMITFYLERLTSTLYILLDSGIPVVYGLEITAESIGNTLLRDSIMFVKERVKEGASLSEELKNANVFPLLVSEMTKIGEETGTISEVFNKVSLHYRKELTTRVERIIAAFEPLMIIFMGVIIGGLVISLFLPLFKLTSIQ